From one uncultured Paludibacter sp. genomic stretch:
- the trpB gene encoding Tryptophan synthase beta chain 2 — MTKRKKFLLEENQLPSQWYNILADMPNLPKPLLNPATKEPMKAEDLYPLFAKELSNQEFNTKDTWIDIPEEVRDKYLIYRPTPLVRAYNLEKALDTPAHIYFKNESVSPVGSHKLNSALAQAYYNKIEGVTNITTETGAGQWGTALSFAAKAFGLELAVYMVKISYEQKPYRRSLMETWGAQVIPSPSMSTKAGRKVLTEHPHYQGSLGTAISEAIELAMQTPNCKYTLGSVLNHVSLHQTVIGLEAEKQMEMTGEYPDVIIGCFGGGSNFSGISFPFMRHNIKKGKKTRFVAAEPSSCPKLTKGVFQYDFGDEAGYTPLLPMFTLGHSFAPAHIHAGGLRYHGAGTIVSQLMIDNLMEATDIPQLESFEAGVLFAQTEGIMPAPESAHAIAAAIREAQKAKEEGKSKVILFNLSGHGFVDMTAYDQYIAGDLVNYNITFEDIKKTTDLLEKII, encoded by the coding sequence ATGACAAAAAGAAAGAAATTTCTCCTTGAAGAAAACCAACTACCATCACAATGGTACAATATTTTGGCAGACATGCCAAATTTACCAAAACCATTGTTGAATCCGGCAACAAAAGAACCGATGAAAGCCGAAGATTTATATCCATTATTTGCAAAAGAACTTAGTAATCAGGAATTTAACACAAAAGACACTTGGATTGATATACCTGAAGAGGTGAGGGATAAATATTTAATTTACCGCCCTACTCCACTTGTACGTGCTTATAATCTGGAAAAAGCGCTGGATACGCCTGCTCATATTTATTTCAAAAATGAAAGTGTGAGTCCGGTTGGTTCACATAAACTCAATTCAGCGCTTGCACAGGCGTATTACAATAAAATAGAAGGCGTTACCAACATTACTACTGAAACCGGTGCAGGACAATGGGGAACAGCTTTATCGTTCGCGGCAAAGGCATTCGGGTTGGAATTAGCGGTTTATATGGTAAAAATCAGCTACGAACAAAAACCTTATCGTCGCTCGTTAATGGAAACTTGGGGAGCGCAAGTTATTCCTTCGCCCAGCATGAGTACCAAAGCCGGACGAAAAGTACTCACAGAACATCCTCATTATCAGGGAAGTTTGGGAACAGCTATTTCGGAAGCAATCGAATTGGCTATGCAAACTCCAAATTGTAAATATACCCTTGGAAGTGTTTTAAATCACGTTTCGCTGCATCAAACTGTTATTGGTTTAGAAGCTGAAAAGCAAATGGAAATGACCGGAGAATATCCCGATGTAATAATTGGTTGTTTTGGCGGCGGTTCTAATTTTTCAGGAATTTCTTTTCCTTTTATGCGTCATAACATCAAAAAAGGCAAAAAAACACGTTTTGTTGCTGCGGAACCTTCATCTTGTCCAAAATTAACCAAAGGTGTTTTCCAATACGATTTTGGAGACGAAGCAGGCTACACTCCCCTACTTCCTATGTTTACGCTTGGACACTCCTTTGCTCCCGCTCACATACACGCAGGTGGATTGCGTTATCACGGCGCAGGAACCATTGTCAGTCAATTAATGATTGATAATCTAATGGAAGCAACGGACATACCGCAATTAGAATCGTTTGAAGCCGGAGTTTTATTTGCACAAACGGAAGGAATTATGCCTGCACCTGAATCGGCTCACGCCATTGCTGCTGCTATTCGCGAAGCACAAAAAGCGAAAGAGGAAGGAAAATCAAAAGTAATATTA